CCGTGTGGTCGATCCGGGACCGGAGCATCGCGGCTGGGATGATCTGGAACACGAGCGGAAACACAGCATCAGGCGTGATCTTGGTGTCAAGAACCGGGAGCTACAGGGGCAACCTCTCCGGCATCAGCTACAACTACACCCGGGTGGAGGAGGCCAAGAAGCACTACGACTCCATCCCGGCGTTGAGCAAGGAGCGCAAGGGCAGGCTCCCGGGTAACTACTCGTATCGGGACTTCACGTTCCGGTTATTCCTGGAGAAACAGGGATTGCACGGGTATGCCTGGCCGGTCACCATTGGCTCCGCCATGGTTGAAGGGGACGAGATGATGGCTGACACGGCCTTCTCTCTGCATGGAGCAGCAGAGGCGAACAAGCAGAGGCTGCTGAATGTCAGCTACAATTTGGAATACCAGGTTGCCTCTGGGAATTTATCTGCGAATGTCTCGCCGCTGAAGATGTCCCCTCAGTTGCAACGCGTCTCGGCAGAGGGTGTCTATGACACTAGGACAGGCTCCCTGTGCCTGGTGGCCTGCCGTCTGTACTAGACACGACACGGCACCTGCACGGGCACGCCGTGGCACGGTACTACTAGGCACGATGTCTTATCCATGCCGTGCCGCGCAGTGCCACCGTGCCGGCGTCCTGGCCCAGGCACGGCGCTACGGCCTCGCATCCATGCCGTGCCGGCACTACGAGCACGGCCGCCCAGCATGCCCATGCCGGCCCGGGCGTCTTCGTCGCTGCCGTTGTCCCCGCGTCGCCGGCGCTGCTGGCAGGAGCGACCTCGTCGTCGTTGCTGCAGTCGCGCCTCTTGTCGCTGGCACTGCCGGCGTCCCGGAGCTGGCTGCTAGGGCCAGGAGAGAGGAACGACTGGGTTCCGGTCTCCCTAGGGCGAGCTGCCGTCCCTGTGCCCCGCGGTGTCGCCGGTGCTGTCTTCGAGACTTCGACCTGGAGCAGGCTGCTGCAACTAGGAGAGGGAGAGGACATCGGGTGGAGGCAGTCTCGGGAGTGAGAGCGAGAGAGTCCGAGAAAGAGACGGGAGTCCGGGAGAACGAGAGAGACGTATCGGGCGGAGGAAAACGAGGCGGCGGGGACGGCCACTCGAGACAACGGGTGGGATTTTATATGTAGGGTTTTTTCACCAGAGGCATCCAACGGTTAAAAAAGCATATAGGACATTTAACGGCCGGTAGCAATCGGCCCACtatcgtgccgtgccgtgcccgtgccgaCACTGACACTGTAGGCCAGCCTAGGCACGGCACTATGCCCATGCCTGTGCCGGCACTGGCACTGGCACTATAGCCTTCGTGCTGTGCTGTGCTCGGGCCATGCATTTTCGGGCTGTGCCCGTGCCGGCCCATCGGGTCTGGCACATTTGGCCATCTATACTGCCGCCAAGTGACCAACGGTTCGTCCGACTGCGACGTCCTAGTGACCTTCCAGTTCCCGCCGGTGAACTCCGTGGAGGGAGAGCGTGGCGTTGGGACGATCAAGAGCCTGAGAAAGCAGAGTGATCCTCTGTTCTTCGAAGCAATGGACTTCGTCTCGTACGGGATGTCCGTGCGGCAAATAGAGGAGTCCAGCTCCAGGATGGACATGGAGAGCATCATGCTGGTGGTCTCCATGACGCTGTCCTGCGTCTTCACCGCCCTGCAGCTGCGCCATGTGAACAAGCACCCCGAGGCGCTCCCGGCCACGTCGGTCACCATGCTCGTCGTCCTGGGCCTTGGCTACGTGATCCCCCTCGTGGTCAACCTCGAGGACATGTACACGGACACCCGGAGGCGGTACATCCTCCAGCTGACGAGCGCCGGGTCGCTGGATCTGAACGAGTTCATGCTGAGGGCCACCACCATGCTGGCGCTGGTTCTGCAGCTGCGCCTCCTCCAGCTTGCCCTGTCGtcgcggaggtcgacggatcaaGCCGGGAGCAAGCAGGAGGACTCGTTGTCGTCCGACGCCGAGAGGAGCACGCTCTGGATATGCCTGCCGCTGTACGTCCTCGGTGCAGTCGTGGTCTGGATCGTCCACATGAGCGATGGTTCACGAGCAAGTGCGTTCTCTGTTTCTGCCCCGTCGGGACCGGCGTTGGCGGACGACCTCGCGGCCTACGCGGGGCTGATCCTGGACGGGTTCCTGCTGCCCCAGATCGTCTCCAACGCGCTCTCGGGCTCCAGGGTGAGGGCCCTCTCGCCGTGGTTCTACGCCGGCGGCACAGTGATCCGCGCGGCGCCGCACGTGTACGACGTGTTCAGGAAGCACAACTACGTGCCGAGCTGGAACTGGAAGCCGACGACGTACGTGTACGCGAGCCCTCGCGACGACCTCTTCGGCGTCGCGTGGGACATCGCCATACCGTGCGGGGCTACGTTGCTCGCCGCGCTTCTGTTCCTGCAGCAGCGGCTTGGGGGCGCGTTCTTGTGCTGTTTGAAGAGCAGACGGTCGGGGTCGGGCGAGTACGAGATGGTCTCCACGACCACGATCAGCTCTTAGGGCCTTTTTTTCACGGCTCATGcaggcttcggcttcatctattttgcgtaaatcgaggcgctgtagcgtgaagccgttttgtaagccagaGTTAAAATGAATTAGAAGCCGAaaaaaaccagtttttctggcttcatcggctttggcttcaccggtgaagccgttttggatgagccgtgctaaAGGGGGCTTTAGTAACCGTGAGCTAAGAAGGCAAATTGTGCAACTGTCGTGGCAtttctttctatttttttttgaATCAGTTGTTAGACTGACTCCAACGATACTACTCAGACCCAAAAATGAGTCTTACCCAGTGCCTTTGCCTATCGTA
The Miscanthus floridulus cultivar M001 unplaced genomic scaffold, ASM1932011v1 fs_78_1_2, whole genome shotgun sequence genome window above contains:
- the LOC136533130 gene encoding uncharacterized protein, with translation MLRFPVDDITAPFTSCECSDSAVTHLSATLTLERTRARFGWRKRDSGRPHSVSFDLNGYYYNSTATSSSTAELCMVGSGSYAREDGFGAVVLSNVVLRLHLPQPSNLSRPFVTGSVEGAGFDPIALLAYAEDDYAYGEAASCPPPPVAVRQVLRAAAGYYYSCPQLRALLRSSYSLEYMPNEHDGTSSSSFPLRLRHGSMYVNQMRCAADGAVRAYMVFYANQSDASSSSNYTAVGRRTFVIGDEALVADGFWDPSRSQLCLRACRVASSGQSRTDLQVRECGIGVRFWFPAVWSIRDRSIAAGMIWNTSGNTASGVILVSRTGSYRGNLSGISYNYTRVEEAKKHYDSIPALSKERKGRLPGNYSYRDFTFRLFLEKQGLHGYAWPVTIGSAMVEGDEMMADTAFSLHGAAEANKQRLLNVSYNLEYQVASGNLSANVSPLKMSPQLQRVSAEGVYDTRTGSLCLVACRLATVPASWPRHGATASHPCRAGTTSTAAQHAHAGPGVFVAAVVPASPALLAGATSSSLLQSRLLSLALPASRSWLLGPGERNDWPSCCAVLGPCIFGLCPCRPIGSGTFGHLYCRQVTNGSSDCDVLVTFQFPPVNSVEGERGVGTIKSLRKQSDPLFFEAMDFVSYGMSVRQIEESSSRMDMESIMLVVSMTLSCVFTALQLRHVNKHPEALPATSVTMLVVLGLGYVIPLVVNLEDMYTDTRRRYILQLTSAGSLDLNEFMLRATTMLALVLQLRLLQLALSSRRSTDQAGSKQEDSLSSDAERSTLWICLPLYVLGAVVVWIVHMSDGSRASAFSVSAPSGPALADDLAAYAGLILDGFLLPQIVSNALSGSRVRALSPWFYAGGTVIRAAPHVYDVFRKHNYVPSWNWKPTTYVYASPRDDLFGVAWDIAIPCGATLLAALLFLQQRLGGAFLCCLKSRRSGSGEYEMVSTTTISS